GCGGCGTGAGGGCGAGCGCGGGGGCCGCTGGGTGCTGCTCGACTACGTCGACATCGTCGTGCACGTCCAGCACACCGAGGAACGCGAGTTCTACGCCCTCGACCGGCTCTGGAAGGACTGCCCCACCATCCCGTTCGTCGACCGGGACCTCGCCCGCGTCGAGGCCGCCGCCGGATCGGGCGAGTGACCAGGCTGATCATCTGGCGGCACGGCAACACCGACTGGAATGCCGCCAGCAGGGTGCAGGGTCAGACGGACGTACCACTGAACGATCTCGGCCGGGAGCAGGCGCGGACCGCCGCGCCGCTGCTGGCCGCGCTGCGTCCGGACGCCCTCGTCGCCAGCGACCTGAGCCGCGCGGCGGAGACCGCCGCCGCGCTGGCCGCGCTGACCGGCCTGCCGGTACGCTCCGACCGCCGGCTGCGGGAACGCCACTTCGGCAGCTGGCAGGGGCTGCTGCTCACCCAGGCGGCCGAGCGGTTCCCCGAGGAGTACGCCCGCTGGCGGGCCGGGGATCCCGAGCCCGGCGCGGGCGTCGAACCGCTGGACGAGGTGGGCAAGCGCATGGGCGCCGCGTTGCAGGAGGCCGCCGACGAGGTGGCCGGCGGCACGGTCGTGATCGCCACCCACGGCGGTGCGGCCCGCCAGGGCTGCGGTCGCCTGCTCGGCTGGGAGCATGCCGTGCTGCGCACCATCGGTTCGCTGCACAACTGCCACTGGACGGAGCTGCGCCACGACACCGGGCGCGGGTGGCACCTGCGCGCCCACAACGTGGGCCCGATCGCCGTCCCGGCCGACGCCGCCGCACCTGCCGCCGCCGGAGCGGCTGCCGCACCTGCCGGAGTGGCCGCCGCCGTCGCGTCGGTCTCCGCCGAGCCGGTCTGACGGCGCGGCCGTCCGGTCTGCCGACGCGGCCGTCCAGCCTGATCCGCTACCGTGCCGGGCATGCCAGTCGCGGTCGTGACCGACTCCAGCGCCTACCTGCCACCCGAACTGGTGCGGGCGCACCGGCTGACCGTGGTACCGCTGACCGTGGTGCTGGCCGGGGTCGAAGGGCTGGAGGGGGTCGAGATCTTCCCGGCGGACGCCACCCGGGCACTGCGGGCGCGGCGGGTCTCGGTGAGCACGTCCCGCCCGTCGCCGGAGCAGTTCGCCCGCACGTACCAGGAGCTGCTGGACGCCGGGGCGGAGGGCGTCGTCTCCGTGCACCTGTCGGCCGGGCTCTCCGGCACCGTGCAGGCCGCCGAACTCGCCGCCGCGCAGTTCGGCGCGCGGGTCAGCGTGGTGGACAGCCGCTCCTGCGGCATGGGCCTCGGCTTCCCGGCGATCGCCGCGGCCCGGGCCGCCGAGCGGGGCGCCGACCTGGCCGGCGTACGCGCCGCGGCGGTCGACGCCGTCGGTCGCACCAGCATCTACTTCTACGTCGACACGCTGGAGTTCCTCCGTCGGGGTGGGCGGATCAACGCGGCGGAGGCGCTGCTCGGCACCGCCCTGTCGGTCAAGCCGATCCTGCACATGTCGGACGGCGGCATCGTGCTGCGGGACAAGGTGCGTACCGCCAGCCGGGGCGTGGCGCGCCTGGTCGACCTCGCGGTCTCCGCGGCCGGCGACGCGCCGGTGGACCTGGCCGTGCACCACCTCGCCGTACCTCAGCGGGCCGACGACCTGCTCGGCGAGTTGGCCGCCCGGCTCGGCGACCGCCTGCACGACGCGTACGTCTCCGAGGCCGGCGCCGCCGTCGCCGCCCATGTCGGCCCCGGCCTTGCCTGCGTGGTGATCCACCGCCGCTGACGGAGCCTGATCGTTTGCGCCGTAGTGACTCGACACGCCGCGCCACGTGTCACTCATCCGCAGACGATCGAGGCTGCGCGAGTGGTGGCGCCCGGCGGGGATGGCGGTGGTGGGCGAGGATCGGAGGCGCGGGCCGGGCTGGCTGGGGAGGTGGCAGGTGTCCTGTGTGGTGACCGGTGGCGGGCGCGGGGTCGGGCGGGGAATCGTGCAACGGCTGCTCGCCGGCGGTGAGACGGTGGTGGTGATCGAGCGCGATCCGGCCGCGCTGTCCTGGGTGGAGCGGCACGCCGAGGCCGACCGGCTGACGGCGGTGGTCGGTGACGCCGCCGACGAGGCCGTCGCCGGCCGCGCCGCCGACCTGGCGGAACGGGTCGCGCCGCTCACCGGCTGGGTCAACAATGCCGCCGTGTTCCGGGACGCCTCCGTGCACGATGCCCCGGTCGGCGAGGTCGTCGACCTGATCAGCCGCAACCTGCGCCCTGCCGTGGTCGGTGCCGCCACCGCCGTACGCCGCTTCCTCGCCGCCGGAACCCCCGGTGCCATCGTGAACATCTCGTCCCACCAGGCCAGTCGGCCGGTGCCGGGCTGCCTGCCGTACGCCACGGCCAAGGCCGCCGTCGAGGGGCTGACCCGGGCACTGGCCGTCGAGTACGGTCCGCACGGCATCCGGGCCAACGCGGTCGCCCTCGGGTCGGTGACCACCGAGCGGCACGAGGCGTTCCTGGCCGCTGCGGAGCCGGACCAGGCGCGCCGGATCGAGGCGGAACTGATCCGGCTGCACCCGGTGGGCCGGATCGGTCGGCCGCAGGACGTGGCGGAGGCGGTGGCGTACCTCCTCTCGCCGGCTGCCGGCTTCGTCAACGGGGTCACCCTGCCGGTCGACGGTGGGCGCGCCGCCCTCGGCCTGGACCCGGAATAGGGCCGCCGCGACTCGCTGGTGCGCGGGGTGCGCGGGCCGCTGGCCCGCTAACTCGCGGCTCGCTGGCGCGGGTTGCGGCATGTGGGGCCTTCCCCGCTGTCTTGATGGCCCGGGATGCCGCAAACGGTGGCCGCGGTGCTGTCGCACCGGTCGGGGCATCCCACGGGCCGGCCGGTCACCAGCCGATCCGGTGAACGTCCATGGATATTGCCGTAGCACGGTCTGCGCATGATCAGGGCGTTGTCCACAACGCGTCGGCTGTCCACAGGTGGGGCCCGCTCGTCGCGCGGGACGGAACCCTGCCGCCCTAACCTCGCGCCGTGTCCAACGACGAGGAGACGGTGGTCCGGCAGCGCCTGTGGCGGCTGATGCCCGGCGCAGCGATGGACGGCCCCGACCTGCCGCCGGATGGCTTCCGGCTGCCGGATAAGCCTGTGCCGCTGGGTGGGCCTGTGCCGCTGGGTGGATCCGTGCCGCCGGTGTCGGGCCGTGATCCGATGCCGCCGTCCGCCCGGGTTGCGCCGTCCGCGATGGACTGGCCGACCGCGCTGCTGCCCGTGCACGTCGCGGCCAACCCCGAGCCGGTCACCGCTGAGCCGGTCGAATCGGTCCCACCCGGTTCGCCCCGCGTTGCTGGTTCGCCTCGCGTTGCCGGTTTGGCCCGTGATATCGGTCCGGTTTGGGCTGCCGATCCTGTTCATGTCGGGGCGGGGCCGGCGGAGGTCGAGCCGGATCAGACGGCCGACGAGGCGCCGGTGTCCCGGCTGCCCGGCGCGGGGGCGTTCGATCCGGGGCGGCGGGGAGTTCGGGCGCTCGCGGCCGTCG
This is a stretch of genomic DNA from Micromonospora sp. WMMD1082. It encodes these proteins:
- a CDS encoding histidine phosphatase family protein, which translates into the protein MTRLIIWRHGNTDWNAASRVQGQTDVPLNDLGREQARTAAPLLAALRPDALVASDLSRAAETAAALAALTGLPVRSDRRLRERHFGSWQGLLLTQAAERFPEEYARWRAGDPEPGAGVEPLDEVGKRMGAALQEAADEVAGGTVVIATHGGAARQGCGRLLGWEHAVLRTIGSLHNCHWTELRHDTGRGWHLRAHNVGPIAVPADAAAPAAAGAAAAPAGVAAAVASVSAEPV
- a CDS encoding DegV family protein; this translates as MPVAVVTDSSAYLPPELVRAHRLTVVPLTVVLAGVEGLEGVEIFPADATRALRARRVSVSTSRPSPEQFARTYQELLDAGAEGVVSVHLSAGLSGTVQAAELAAAQFGARVSVVDSRSCGMGLGFPAIAAARAAERGADLAGVRAAAVDAVGRTSIYFYVDTLEFLRRGGRINAAEALLGTALSVKPILHMSDGGIVLRDKVRTASRGVARLVDLAVSAAGDAPVDLAVHHLAVPQRADDLLGELAARLGDRLHDAYVSEAGAAVAAHVGPGLACVVIHRR
- a CDS encoding SDR family oxidoreductase; the protein is MSCVVTGGGRGVGRGIVQRLLAGGETVVVIERDPAALSWVERHAEADRLTAVVGDAADEAVAGRAADLAERVAPLTGWVNNAAVFRDASVHDAPVGEVVDLISRNLRPAVVGAATAVRRFLAAGTPGAIVNISSHQASRPVPGCLPYATAKAAVEGLTRALAVEYGPHGIRANAVALGSVTTERHEAFLAAAEPDQARRIEAELIRLHPVGRIGRPQDVAEAVAYLLSPAAGFVNGVTLPVDGGRAALGLDPE